TGCCCTCCACTCCCAGGGGGTAAGGGCTGGCGAGGCGGGTGGCGCCGCGGCGCTCCAGTGCCCGAACCGTGTCGCTGAGAAAGGGCTGGGCGAGCAACAGCTTGGTGCCGGGCCCAACGGCGGGGAGATCTGTCGACTGGCGTGGCGGCAGGCTGCGCACCGGCCCGACACCCAGGCGCTCGAACAGGGTGAGGAAGCGGTCCTCGACGCCATCGGCCAGGGTTCCCACCAGCAGCAGCTGGCTTTCATCGCTGCTGGGCAGCAAGGGAACCAGCGCACTCAGGGCGCCGTCTTCGCCCTGGGTGAAGGTGGTTTCGATGCCGCTGCCTGAGTAGTTCACCACCCGGACACGGCCGCGCATGCGGGTGTTGATCCGCTCCGCGGCCTTGGCCAGGTCAAGCTTGATCACTTCCGACGGGCAGGAGCCCACCAGGAACAGGGTGCGGATTTCGGGCCGGCGCTCCAGCAGGTCGTTCACCACCCGGTCGAGCTCTTCATTGGCATCGGCCAGGCCAGCCAGATCCCTTTCCCCCAGGATCGCTGTGCCGAAGCGGGGTTCAGCAAAGATCATCACCCCTGCTGCCGACTGCACCAGGTGCGCGCAGGTGCGGGAGCCCACCACCAGAAAGAAGGCATCCGGCATGCGGCGGTGCAACCACACGATCGAGGTGAGACCACAAAAGACCTCCCGCTGGCCGCTTTCACGCAACAAGGGCGGCAGGGTTGGCGTCGAGGCCATGGGCACGGGTGTTGGTCCCTTCCTGGTTAATCCGTCCGGCGTCAAAGAGAGAGGAAAGCTGGCCACATCAGCGGTTTCCTTCACAGGGCGTAACGACCTGGAACCCATGAGCAGCGCTTATCGGGTTCACCATGGACGGTGATGGGAAGGGCCACCCAAATCGCTTGACGCAGGGGTACCCCGAAGAGCAGTGTTCCTAGCGAACCTCCTCCTCACAGTTCCGGAGTCGTCAATGGCGAATGAAACCATGGGCATCGCCCTCGGCATGATCGAGACCCGCGGCCTGGTGCCCGCGATCGAAGCGGCCGACGCGATGACCAAAGCCGCAGAAGTGCGTCTGATCGGTCGTGAGTTCGTCGGCGGCGGCTACGTCACCGTGCTGGTGCGCGGTGAAACCGGCGCTGTCAACGCTGCTGTTCGCGCTGGCGCTGACGCCTGCGAGCGTGTCGGCGACGGCCTCGTGGCAGCCCACATCATTGCCCGCCCGCACCGTGAAGTCGAACCGGCGCTCAACAGCAGCTTTGGTCTGGGCTCCAAGGACTGAGAGCTGAACCGCCCCTGAATCGAGGGCTGCCCAGCTTTCCCCTTCCCACCCGACCCACCACGAGATTTCCCCCATGAGCAAGAAGTACGACGCCGGGGTCAAGGAGTACAGAGATACGTACTGGACTCCCGACTACGTTCCCCTCGACACCGACCTGCTGGCCTGCTTCAAGGTCACCGGCCAGGAAGGCGTTCCCAAAGAAGAAGTGGCTGCCGCCGTGGCCGCTGAATCTTCCACCGGCACCTGGTCCACCGTGTGGTCCGAGCTCCTCACCGATCTCGACTTCTACAAGGGCCGTTGCTACCGCATCGAAGACGTTCCTGGCGACAAGGAATCCTTCTATGCCTTCATTGCCTATCCCCTCGATCTGTTCGAGGAAGGTTCGATCACCAACGTGCTCACCTCCCTGGTGGGCAACGTGTTCGGCTTCAAGGCCCTGCGCCACCTGCGTCTGGAAGACATCCGCTTCCCGATGGCCTTCATCAAGACCTGCCCCGGCCCGCCGAACGGCATCTGCGTCGAGCGCGACCGGATGAACAAGTACGGCCGTCCTCTGCTCGGTTGCACCATCAAGCCCAAGCTCGGCCTTTCCGGCAAGAACTACGGCCGGGTGGTCTATGAGTGCCTCCGCGGCGGTCTTGACTTCACCAAGGACGACGAAAACATCAACTCCCAGCCCTTCCAGCGCTGGCAGAACCGTTTCGAGTTCGTGGCAGAAGCCGTGAAATCGGCGGAACAGGAAACC
The sequence above is a segment of the Synechococcus sp. MW101C3 genome. Coding sequences within it:
- a CDS encoding ferredoxin:protochlorophyllide reductase (ATP-dependent) subunit N; the encoded protein is MASTPTLPPLLRESGQREVFCGLTSIVWLHRRMPDAFFLVVGSRTCAHLVQSAAGVMIFAEPRFGTAILGERDLAGLADANEELDRVVNDLLERRPEIRTLFLVGSCPSEVIKLDLAKAAERINTRMRGRVRVVNYSGSGIETTFTQGEDGALSALVPLLPSSDESQLLLVGTLADGVEDRFLTLFERLGVGPVRSLPPRQSTDLPAVGPGTKLLLAQPFLSDTVRALERRGATRLASPYPLGVEGSRAWMAAAAAAFGVDPGLVAEVLDPLVERGRRALAPLRQQLEGKRLFLMPDSQLEIPLARFLSRECGMELVEVGTPYLDRPLMAEELALLPEGTQLSEGQDLERQLERVRAARPDLVVCGLGIANPLEAEGIATKWSIELVFSPIHGIDQAADLAELFARPLHRRQLLKWN
- a CDS encoding BMC domain-containing protein — translated: MANETMGIALGMIETRGLVPAIEAADAMTKAAEVRLIGREFVGGGYVTVLVRGETGAVNAAVRAGADACERVGDGLVAAHIIARPHREVEPALNSSFGLGSKD